Below is a window of Pseudomonas eucalypticola DNA.
TTAGGGCAGACAGGTTTGGAGCGTTATACCGATTGCACCTCTGAACGCGCCATTTTGGTATTAGCTTTAGACGCATACGCGCCCCTACCCAGGGTATTTGCGGTGGAGAGGAAAATCCGCAGACGAAAAAAAGCCTGCACTAGGCAGGCTTCTTTTTGGTACCAGGCGTTCAGTGTTCCTGGTTCCTGATATGGCGCAGCGGACGGGACTCGAACCCGCGACCCCCGGCGTGACAGGCCGGTATTCTAACCGACTGAACTACCGCTGCGCGATACACGTGGAGCGAGTGGTGGGTGATGACGGGATCGAACCGCCGACCCTCTGCTTGTAAGGCAGATGCTCTCCCAGCTGAGCTAATCACCCTTCGTCTCTCGGTGTGGCGCGCATTGTACGGATGGATCGCTGACATGGCAACACAAAATTGCACGACCCGGCCACGATATGAGTGGTTTCCTGCAGACGAAAAAAAACCTGCACAAGGCAGGTTTCTTTTTGGGTACCAGGCGTTCAGTGTTCGTGGTTCCTAATATGGCGCAGCGGACGGGACTCGAACCCGCGACCCCCGGCGTGACAGGCCGGTATTCTAACCGACTGAACTACCGCTGCGCGACACACATAGAGAGAATGGTGGGTGATGACGGGATCGAACCGCCGACCCTCTGCTTGTAAGGCAGATGCTCTCCCAGCTGAGCTAATCACCCTTTGTCTCTCGGTGTGGCGCGCATTCTACGGACGCACCTATGGCCTGGCAAGCATTTTTTAAATTAATTTTTCGAAGCCTTCCAAACACTTAGCGCAGGGTTGGCCTGCGCCCTCACACGGGACAATAATGCGCCCCTTATGTGTTGAGGAGTGATTCACCCCATGTGGTTCAAAAACCTGCTTGTCTACCGCCTGACCCAAGATATCCCCTTCGACGCCGAGGCCCTGGAAACCGCACTGGCCACCAAGCCCGCGCGCCCCTGTGCAAGCCAGGAGCTGACCACTTATGGTTTCGTCGCGCCCTTCGGCAAGGGTGAAGACGCCCCCCTCGTCCACGTCAGCGGCGATTTCCTGCTGATTTCGGCCCGCAAGGAAGAGCGCATCCTGCCGGGCAGCGTCGTGCGCGATGCCGTCAAGGAAAAGGTCGAAGAGATCGAAGCCGAACAGATGCGCAAGGTCTACAAGAAAGAGCGTGACCAGATCAAGGACGAGATCATCCAGGCCTTCCTGCCGCGCGCCTTTATCCGTCGCTCGGCCACCTTCGCCGCCATCGCGCCCAAGCAAGGCCTGATCCTGGTCAACTCGGCCAGCCCCAAGCGTGCCGAAGACCTGCTGTCGACCCTGCGTGAAGTACTGGGCTCGCTACCCGTGCGCCCACTGACCGTGAAAACCTCGCCAACCGCGGTGATGACCGAGTGGGTCAAGACCCAGACCGCCGCCCCTGACTTCTATGTGCTGGACGAATGCGAACTGCGCGACGCCGAGGAAGATGGCGGCATCGTGCGCTGCAAGCGCCAGGACCTGACCGCTGACGAGATCCAGTTGCACCTGAGCACTGGCAAACTGGTGACCCAACTGTCGCTGGCCTGGCAGGACAAGTTGTCGTTCGTGCTGGACGACAAGATGGTGGTCAAGCGCCTGAAGTTCGAAGAACTGCTGCAAGACCAGGCCGAAGAAGACGGCGGCGACGAGGCACTGGGCCAACTGGATGCCAGCTTCACCCTGATGATGCTGACGTTTGGCGAATTCCTGCCGGCGCTGTTCGAAGCCCTGGGCGGCGAAGAACTGCCTCAGGGGATTTGACGCTGCGCGCTATAAGCTGAAAGCCATGCTGCACCCTGTGGGACCGGGCGCAGCTCGGGAAAAGCACGACGCGGTGTATCAGGCACCCCGCGCCGTGCTTTTCCCGAGCTACGCCCGGTCCCACATCTCTACATCCATAAGAAGGAAACACCATGCGCGCCCTGGCCGCCCTCAGCCGCTTTGTCGGCAACACCTTCGCTTACTGGGTCTTGCTGTTCGCCATCCTGGCGTTCCTGTTCCCGCAATGGTTTATCGCCTTGAAAGTGCTGATCGTGCCGCTGCTGGGCCTGGTGATGTTCGGCATGGGCCTTACCCTCAAGCTCGATGACTTTGCCGAACTCAGCCGGCACCCGTGGCGGGTGTGCCTGGGGGTGGTGGCGCACTTCGTGATCATGCCGGGCATGGCATGGCTGTTGTGCCAGCTGTTTCACCTTCCGGCCGAGATCGCCGTGGGCGTGATTCTGGTGGGTTGCTGCCCCAGTGGCACCGCTTCCAACGTGATGACCTGGCTGGCCAAGGGCGACCT
It encodes the following:
- the rdgC gene encoding recombination-associated protein RdgC; translated protein: MWFKNLLVYRLTQDIPFDAEALETALATKPARPCASQELTTYGFVAPFGKGEDAPLVHVSGDFLLISARKEERILPGSVVRDAVKEKVEEIEAEQMRKVYKKERDQIKDEIIQAFLPRAFIRRSATFAAIAPKQGLILVNSASPKRAEDLLSTLREVLGSLPVRPLTVKTSPTAVMTEWVKTQTAAPDFYVLDECELRDAEEDGGIVRCKRQDLTADEIQLHLSTGKLVTQLSLAWQDKLSFVLDDKMVVKRLKFEELLQDQAEEDGGDEALGQLDASFTLMMLTFGEFLPALFEALGGEELPQGI